From a single bacterium genomic region:
- a CDS encoding YqeG family HAD IIIA-type phosphatase produces MNRLLRLLAPRYYVAAVFHLTPSRLRAWGIEALMLDLDNTLVSWGKIEARAEVLAWLEDLRQSGIPVCLVSNTLSRRLGAASVVFDLPAAPGRSKPSADKLRRALRILGTSPERTAMVGDQLFTDVLAGNRLGVPTILTGPLSHYEPLRVRFVRAIERFVLRALARKGVVPIRPQV; encoded by the coding sequence ATGAACCGCCTCCTGCGACTGCTCGCGCCCCGATACTATGTTGCCGCCGTGTTCCACCTTACGCCCTCGCGGCTGCGGGCCTGGGGGATAGAGGCCCTAATGCTCGATCTCGACAACACCCTGGTGTCCTGGGGCAAGATTGAGGCGCGGGCGGAGGTTCTGGCCTGGCTGGAGGATCTCCGGCAGTCCGGCATCCCGGTCTGCCTCGTGTCCAATACCCTATCGCGGCGACTGGGCGCCGCCTCCGTGGTGTTCGATCTGCCGGCGGCACCGGGGCGATCGAAGCCCAGCGCCGACAAGCTGCGCCGGGCATTGCGCATCCTGGGGACGTCGCCGGAGCGGACGGCGATGGTGGGCGACCAGCTCTTCACGGACGTGCTGGCCGGAAACCGGCTCGGCGTTCCCACCATCCTGACCGGACCGCTGTCCCACTACGAACCCCTGCGCGTCCGCTTCGTGAGGGCGATTGAGAGGTTCGTGCTCCGCGCGCTCGCCCGTAAGGGCGTGGTGCCGATCCGGCCGCAGGTCTGA
- the mltG gene encoding endolytic transglycosylase MltG, translating to MAGIAVAGAVFLGAGAAVLLWWEMRPPGGSDRSRTVVVPPGETTWQIGRRLAEARVVRSARAVVVASKLRRVDGRLRSGEYALSPAQSAWQIVGILARGEAILHRLTIPEGYTVAQIADALAEAGLADRGRFLDLALRSEGYLFPDTYLLPRGLGEAALIARFLGRFDAVIGADLREAARARGLSLHQLVTVASMIEREARVPQERAVIAGVIYNRLRLGMRLEIDATVLYALGRHKAELAFADLAVDSPYNTYRNPGLPPGPIANPGLAAVAAAAAPAETPFLYYVLRPDGSHHFSRTLREHQDAARRYRR from the coding sequence TTGGCGGGCATCGCGGTCGCCGGTGCCGTGTTTCTGGGCGCGGGTGCGGCGGTGCTCCTCTGGTGGGAGATGCGGCCTCCCGGAGGTTCGGACCGCTCCCGCACCGTGGTCGTGCCGCCTGGGGAAACCACCTGGCAGATCGGCCGCCGCCTGGCCGAAGCCCGGGTGGTGCGCAGCGCGCGCGCCGTGGTGGTTGCGTCCAAGCTGCGGCGCGTGGACGGCCGGCTCCGCAGCGGCGAGTACGCGCTCAGCCCGGCACAGAGCGCCTGGCAGATCGTGGGTATCCTGGCGCGGGGCGAGGCGATCCTGCACCGCCTCACCATCCCCGAGGGGTATACCGTGGCTCAGATCGCCGACGCCCTGGCGGAGGCCGGGTTGGCAGATCGCGGCCGGTTCCTGGATCTGGCATTGCGCTCGGAAGGGTATCTTTTTCCCGACACCTACCTCCTACCGCGCGGGCTCGGCGAGGCGGCGCTCATCGCACGGTTCCTGGGCCGGTTTGACGCCGTGATCGGCGCCGATCTGCGCGAAGCGGCCCGCGCGCGCGGTCTGAGCCTGCACCAGCTCGTGACGGTGGCCTCCATGATCGAGCGAGAAGCCCGGGTTCCACAGGAACGCGCGGTGATCGCGGGTGTGATCTACAACAGGTTGCGCCTGGGCATGCGCCTCGAGATAGACGCCACCGTGCTCTACGCGCTGGGGCGGCACAAGGCCGAACTCGCGTTTGCGGACCTTGCGGTGGACTCGCCGTACAACACCTATCGGAATCCCGGTCTGCCGCCCGGACCGATCGCCAACCCCGGCCTGGCCGCGGTTGCCGCCGCCGCGGCGCCGGCAGAGACGCCGTTCCTCTACTATGTCCTGCGGCCCGACGGTTCCCACCACTTCAGCCGCACGCTGCGGGAGCATCAGGACGCGGCCAGGCGGTACCGGAGATGA
- a CDS encoding DUF1292 domain-containing protein — protein MIEELDVVTLEDEDGLEHRFSVVDIVEVEHRRYAVLLPEDEEDAAAVIFRMESADHLVPIEDDDELSRVVAALEETAGYGEIILEEGGEDRDDLGVLDDLAGEVQANGDRADDEDEEDE, from the coding sequence GTGATTGAGGAACTGGACGTGGTAACGCTGGAGGACGAGGACGGACTCGAGCACCGGTTCAGCGTGGTGGACATCGTGGAAGTGGAACACCGTCGCTACGCCGTTCTGCTCCCCGAGGATGAAGAGGACGCGGCCGCGGTCATCTTCAGAATGGAGAGCGCCGACCACCTTGTGCCGATTGAGGACGACGACGAACTGAGCCGCGTGGTGGCCGCGCTCGAGGAGACCGCAGGGTACGGGGAGATCATCCTCGAGGAGGGCGGCGAGGACCGTGATGATCTGGGGGTTCTCGACGATCTGGCCGGCGAGGTGCAGGCCAACGGAGACCGGGCGGACGATGAGGATGAGGAGGACGAGTAG
- the ruvX gene encoding Holliday junction resolvase RuvX — protein sequence MRRADGPRVLAIDPGERRLGIAISDPLGRIALPLEVRERTGWSGDLAYLRKLVETYGVAEVVVGKPLTAGGTVGPQAESAARFALRLRAALRVPVVEVDERFSTAGADRAMREGGAGGRQRRRQRDAVAAALILQPYLDRRRGPLPGSDEGVMLPP from the coding sequence GTGCGACGGGCTGACGGGCCGCGGGTTCTGGCAATAGATCCGGGCGAGCGACGACTCGGGATCGCGATCAGCGATCCCTTAGGCCGTATCGCCCTGCCCCTCGAAGTCCGCGAGCGCACCGGGTGGTCGGGGGACCTGGCCTACCTCCGAAAGCTGGTGGAAACGTACGGGGTCGCGGAGGTGGTTGTGGGAAAACCCCTGACCGCGGGTGGGACCGTAGGCCCCCAGGCAGAATCGGCCGCACGCTTCGCCCTGCGATTGCGCGCTGCGCTTCGGGTACCGGTGGTTGAGGTGGACGAGCGCTTCTCGACCGCGGGCGCGGACAGGGCCATGCGCGAGGGGGGCGCCGGCGGCCGTCAGCGCCGCAGGCAGCGCGACGCGGTGGCGGCGGCATTGATCCTGCAGCCCTACCTGGATCGCCGCCGCGGGCCGTTGCCCGGTTCGGATGAAGGTGTTATGCTCCCTCCGTAA
- the alaS gene encoding alanine--tRNA ligase → MDVATERGTGGMAVARRFLRFFQDRGHTVVASAPLVPAGDPTLLFTNAGMVQFKDVFLGLEQRSYVRAASIQRCLRVSGKHNDLEQVGPSPRHHTLFFMAGNFSFGDYFKREAIAYAWEFITQEIGIAADRLIATVLNDDDDAFAHWRAVGMPEDRIMRMGEKTNFWSMGEIGPCGPTAELHYDWGPERCTCGRADCSVALDNDCQRWLEIWNLVFMQYNQAPDGTRTPLPRPGVDTGLGIERIAAVAQQAATNYDTDLFAPIMGRVQALLGHSDDQRAEAVVAYRVIADHGRAATFLVADGVMPGNEGRAYVLRMILRRAIRFGRRIGFEGPFMGEVADAVIEHLGPDYPELVARREFILKILAAEEARFSQTLSAGLERLAEVVEATRARGGRVISGSDAFRLYDTYGFPVEMTRDLAGEAGIGVDEAGFRQEMEEQRLRSRQVAGGPSGTGAAGVEADALDGLPATAFVGHARYDSPARVLAVIRNGVRVDEAGTDDEVVLVLDRTPFYAEAGGQVSDAGIVSARGLRVEISDARRLTPAITGHAGRVTSGRVREGMRVRAGVERERRDAIRRNHTATHLLHQALQEVLGEHAQQAGSLVAPDRLRFDFTHAVALTPQERVRVERRVNEMVMEARPVRADAMTLDRARDLGAKALFGEKYGERVRVVSVNGYSRELCGGTHLTSTGEVGLFTITAESGVAAGIRRIEAVTGWCAYERARDHEQLLTEIGTVLRAAPAEVLERVRRLSEQVRALERLERQRQAGEAGEVRYEEADAGGVRVVTARMDDGAGYDSLRAAGDRLRDRLGSGVYVLAGAVGDRANLVVMVTPDLAGRGLRADVLARAIAARMGGTGGGKAELAQAAGRDVERLDEALASAAAEVRRLGATG, encoded by the coding sequence ATGGATGTGGCAACCGAGCGCGGCACCGGTGGGATGGCCGTTGCCCGCCGCTTTCTGCGCTTCTTCCAGGACCGCGGCCACACGGTGGTCGCCAGTGCTCCGCTCGTGCCCGCGGGTGACCCCACGCTGCTGTTCACCAATGCCGGGATGGTCCAGTTCAAGGACGTCTTTCTGGGCCTGGAGCAGCGGTCGTACGTACGGGCGGCCTCCATACAGCGCTGCCTGCGCGTCAGCGGCAAGCACAACGACCTGGAACAGGTGGGGCCGAGCCCGCGCCACCACACGCTGTTCTTCATGGCCGGCAATTTCAGCTTTGGCGATTACTTCAAGCGCGAGGCGATCGCCTACGCCTGGGAGTTCATAACGCAGGAGATTGGCATCGCGGCCGACCGGCTGATTGCCACGGTGCTGAATGATGACGATGATGCTTTCGCGCACTGGAGAGCCGTCGGCATGCCCGAGGACCGGATCATGCGCATGGGCGAGAAGACCAACTTCTGGTCCATGGGCGAGATCGGCCCGTGCGGCCCGACCGCTGAGCTGCACTACGACTGGGGACCAGAGCGGTGCACCTGCGGCCGGGCGGACTGCAGCGTGGCTCTGGACAACGACTGCCAGCGGTGGCTGGAGATCTGGAATCTGGTGTTCATGCAGTACAACCAGGCGCCGGACGGCACGCGCACGCCCCTGCCCAGGCCGGGCGTGGACACCGGACTGGGTATCGAACGCATCGCCGCCGTGGCGCAGCAGGCGGCCACCAACTACGACACCGATCTGTTCGCGCCGATCATGGGGCGGGTTCAGGCCCTGCTTGGGCATTCCGACGACCAGCGAGCGGAGGCGGTCGTCGCGTACCGGGTGATTGCCGACCACGGCCGGGCCGCGACGTTCCTGGTCGCCGACGGAGTGATGCCGGGCAACGAGGGCCGCGCCTACGTGCTGCGCATGATCCTGCGCCGCGCCATACGGTTCGGTCGCCGCATCGGGTTCGAGGGGCCGTTCATGGGCGAGGTCGCCGATGCCGTGATCGAGCACCTGGGGCCGGACTATCCTGAGTTGGTCGCGCGGCGCGAGTTCATCCTCAAGATCCTTGCGGCGGAGGAGGCCCGCTTCTCCCAGACGCTCTCGGCAGGCCTGGAGCGGCTGGCCGAGGTCGTGGAGGCAACGCGCGCGCGGGGCGGGCGTGTGATCTCCGGTTCGGATGCGTTCCGGCTGTACGACACCTATGGATTCCCCGTGGAGATGACGCGAGACCTGGCAGGCGAGGCGGGTATCGGCGTTGACGAGGCAGGCTTCCGGCAGGAGATGGAGGAGCAGCGCCTCAGGAGCCGCCAGGTGGCAGGGGGGCCGTCAGGAACGGGTGCCGCGGGCGTGGAAGCCGACGCGCTGGATGGTCTCCCGGCCACCGCGTTCGTCGGTCATGCCCGGTATGACTCGCCGGCGAGGGTGCTGGCGGTGATTCGGAACGGCGTGCGGGTTGACGAGGCGGGCACGGATGACGAGGTCGTCCTCGTGCTGGACCGCACGCCGTTCTACGCCGAGGCCGGGGGCCAGGTGAGCGATGCGGGCATTGTGAGCGCGAGGGGACTGCGCGTCGAGATCAGCGATGCGCGACGCCTCACTCCCGCCATTACCGGCCACGCCGGGCGTGTGACCTCGGGCCGCGTCCGCGAGGGGATGCGCGTGCGGGCCGGCGTTGAGCGGGAGAGGCGGGACGCGATAAGGCGCAACCACACCGCGACCCACCTGCTGCACCAGGCGCTCCAGGAGGTGTTGGGGGAGCACGCGCAGCAGGCGGGATCGCTGGTGGCGCCCGACCGCCTGCGGTTCGATTTCACCCACGCGGTGGCCCTGACGCCGCAGGAGCGCGTTCGGGTGGAGCGCCGGGTGAACGAGATGGTGATGGAGGCGAGGCCCGTGCGCGCGGATGCGATGACGCTCGACCGTGCGCGCGACCTTGGGGCCAAGGCCCTCTTCGGCGAGAAGTACGGCGAGCGCGTCCGCGTGGTGTCGGTCAATGGGTACAGCCGCGAGCTCTGCGGGGGAACCCACCTGACCAGCACCGGGGAGGTGGGGCTGTTTACCATCACGGCCGAGAGCGGTGTGGCGGCGGGCATCCGCCGGATCGAGGCCGTGACCGGGTGGTGCGCGTACGAGCGCGCGCGCGACCACGAGCAGCTTCTGACGGAGATAGGCACGGTGCTGCGTGCCGCGCCCGCGGAGGTGCTCGAACGCGTGCGCCGCTTGAGCGAGCAGGTGCGCGCCCTAGAGCGCCTCGAGAGACAACGTCAGGCCGGGGAAGCCGGCGAGGTGCGCTATGAGGAGGCCGACGCCGGAGGCGTACGGGTGGTGACCGCCCGCATGGACGACGGCGCCGGATACGACTCCCTGCGCGCGGCAGGCGACCGTTTGCGCGACCGCCTGGGCAGCGGGGTCTACGTGCTGGCCGGCGCCGTCGGCGACCGGGCCAACCTGGTTGTGATGGTAACCCCGGACCTTGCCGGGCGCGGCCTGCGCGCCGATGTTCTGGCCCGCGCGATCGCCGCCCGCATGGGAGGCACCGGAGGCGGGAAGGCAGAGCTGGCACAGGCGGCCGGCCGCGACGTGGAGCGGCTCGACGAGGCCCTGGCATCCGCCGCCGCCGAGGTGAGGCGCCTGGGTGCGACGGGCTGA
- a CDS encoding ABC transporter permease: MSEGVASTRAFPALSRPPAGTWAVVFRTLRRSRSTLIGGIIVLAILVIAVLAPVFAPYDPQEIEVPRRLQGPSDAHPFGTDNMGRDILSRVIFGARISLVVGIFVVVCAAGAGITLGLAAGYSDRLDRFLMRIMDGLMAFPSTLLAIALMAALGARISNIIIALAVVYTPNVARVVRSITLVVREQDYVQAAQAMGASDARILALHILPNCLPPVIVQGTFIFAQSVLAEAALSFLGVGLPPYIPSWGTVITTGRMFMQTAPWITIFPGIAILITVLGLNLLGDGLRDLSDPRLRGRLG, encoded by the coding sequence ATGAGCGAAGGAGTGGCGTCTACCAGAGCGTTTCCAGCCCTGTCCCGGCCGCCGGCGGGCACGTGGGCCGTTGTCTTCCGCACACTGCGGCGGAGCAGGTCCACGCTCATCGGCGGGATCATCGTGCTGGCCATTTTGGTGATCGCCGTGCTGGCACCGGTTTTCGCGCCCTACGACCCCCAGGAGATTGAGGTGCCCCGGCGGCTGCAGGGCCCCAGCGACGCGCATCCGTTTGGGACCGACAACATGGGACGCGACATCTTGAGCCGCGTGATCTTCGGGGCGCGGATATCGCTGGTGGTCGGCATCTTCGTGGTGGTCTGCGCCGCGGGAGCTGGGATCACGCTCGGCCTAGCCGCGGGGTACTCCGACCGGCTCGACCGGTTCCTCATGAGAATCATGGACGGGCTTATGGCGTTTCCCTCCACCCTGCTGGCCATCGCGCTGATGGCCGCGCTGGGGGCCCGGATCTCCAATATCATCATCGCGTTGGCGGTGGTCTACACCCCCAACGTCGCACGTGTCGTGCGCAGCATTACGCTTGTCGTCCGCGAGCAGGACTATGTCCAGGCGGCCCAGGCCATGGGCGCGAGCGATGCGCGCATCCTCGCCCTCCACATACTGCCCAACTGCCTGCCGCCTGTGATCGTGCAGGGCACGTTCATCTTCGCGCAATCGGTGCTGGCCGAAGCGGCCCTGAGCTTCCTGGGCGTGGGTCTGCCCCCGTACATACCGAGCTGGGGGACGGTCATCACCACCGGTCGGATGTTCATGCAGACCGCGCCCTGGATCACGATCTTCCCCGGAATTGCGATCCTCATCACGGTGCTGGGATTGAACCTGCTGGGCGATGGCCTGCGGGACCTGTCGGATCCCAGGCTGCGCGGTAGACTCGGCTAG
- a CDS encoding ABC transporter permease: protein MTGYIFRRLIALLPVLMIVATVGFFLIYLTPGDPASVMLGPDATTEDVENLKRLMGLDRPLIIQLVRWYGRTLQGDLGYSIFLQRPVLQAIIERLEPTAVLTLMALTVAVSIGIPAGVVSAVRRNTWVDQVAMGIALLGVSVPTFWMGLNLILFFSVYLGLFPVAGYVPLDQSVAGAFRSLVLPAFTLGFSASALIARMTRSSMLEVLGQDYIRTARAKGNLEQVVIYHHALRNAMIPTLTVVGLALGGLLAGSIVTETVFALPGVGRLVISSVMRRDYPVVQGVLIFVASTYVLVNLLIDLLYVYLDPRIKYA, encoded by the coding sequence ATGACCGGATACATCTTCCGCCGGCTGATCGCGCTCCTGCCGGTACTCATGATAGTGGCGACGGTGGGGTTCTTCCTAATCTACCTGACGCCCGGCGACCCGGCCTCAGTCATGTTGGGCCCCGATGCCACCACCGAGGACGTGGAAAACCTCAAGCGCCTCATGGGCCTGGACCGGCCTCTCATTATTCAGCTCGTGCGGTGGTACGGCCGCACTCTGCAGGGCGACCTGGGCTACTCGATCTTCCTGCAGCGCCCGGTGCTTCAAGCGATAATCGAGCGGCTGGAACCCACCGCGGTGCTGACGCTGATGGCCCTCACCGTGGCCGTTTCGATCGGGATCCCGGCCGGCGTCGTCTCGGCGGTGCGGCGCAACACCTGGGTGGACCAGGTCGCGATGGGCATCGCGTTGCTTGGAGTATCGGTGCCCACCTTCTGGATGGGCCTCAACCTGATCCTGTTCTTCTCGGTTTACCTCGGGCTGTTCCCGGTGGCGGGCTACGTGCCGCTCGACCAGTCGGTCGCCGGCGCCTTCAGGTCGCTGGTCCTGCCCGCTTTCACCCTGGGCTTCAGCGCCTCGGCGCTGATCGCGCGCATGACGCGTTCGAGCATGCTGGAGGTGCTCGGACAGGACTACATCCGCACCGCCAGAGCCAAGGGCAACCTGGAACAGGTCGTCATCTACCACCATGCGCTCCGCAACGCGATGATCCCCACCCTGACGGTGGTCGGCCTGGCGTTGGGCGGTCTCCTCGCCGGATCCATCGTGACCGAGACGGTCTTTGCCCTGCCCGGCGTGGGCCGTCTGGTCATCTCGTCGGTGATGCGCCGCGACTACCCCGTCGTACAGGGGGTCCTGATCTTCGTGGCCTCAACCTATGTGCTGGTGAATCTATTGATTGACCTGCTCTACGTCTACCTTGACCCGCGGATCAAGTACGCGTGA
- a CDS encoding ABC transporter substrate-binding protein: MRFLPGRAVALAVILALVLLPLIPSAAQQPRRGGALRIAHIGEPPTLDQHWTTAAITGHIMNHVNEGLFAVNRKFEPKPVLVDKWTLSPDRLTYTFTLRRGVKFHNGKDLTSDDVKASLERWGRIATRGRGLFANVVSLTNPDPMTVVMKLRDPYALLPLDLGWVGQSAVIFPKEVIDEAGTGPVKRFISTGPYKFVEHLPDRHIRLDRFDGYAARTEEPDGATGRKHAYFDSIYVIPVPDAAVRIAGVKRGEYHFAETIPPDEYDRLRTDPDLVPFITETASWLTAVFNNRSPLMGNKKIRQAFQATLDQESVMRAAYGNPRFWRIDPGLMPKEHYLWTDAGKEFVNQKNTERARQLLAEAGYKGEPIRWVTTMEYVAYGTAGQVVKPMLERAGFVVDLQIVDWATLVARRARPELWDVFSTAFSFVADPVLLLSLQPSWPGWYDNRDMNAMMTLMRRHSDPKVRHDLWKRMQKLWYEDAGTIKFGDYFVLHLYRKELKGYVNIPTHVWWNSWLETR; encoded by the coding sequence GTGAGGTTCCTCCCAGGTCGTGCAGTTGCACTGGCCGTCATATTGGCCCTGGTTCTTCTTCCCCTGATTCCCAGCGCGGCCCAGCAGCCGCGGCGTGGCGGTGCGTTGCGGATCGCGCACATCGGGGAGCCGCCTACGCTGGATCAGCACTGGACCACCGCGGCAATCACAGGCCACATCATGAACCACGTCAACGAGGGCCTGTTTGCCGTCAACCGGAAGTTCGAGCCCAAGCCGGTGCTGGTGGACAAGTGGACGCTCAGCCCCGACCGGCTCACCTACACGTTCACCCTGCGGCGAGGAGTCAAGTTCCACAACGGCAAGGACCTCACCAGCGACGACGTCAAGGCGTCGCTCGAGCGGTGGGGCCGGATCGCAACGCGGGGCCGGGGGCTGTTTGCCAACGTGGTCTCGCTCACCAACCCCGATCCCATGACCGTGGTCATGAAGCTGCGGGATCCGTACGCGCTGCTGCCGCTGGATCTGGGCTGGGTCGGACAGTCGGCGGTGATCTTCCCCAAAGAGGTAATTGACGAGGCGGGCACAGGCCCGGTCAAGCGATTCATCAGCACCGGTCCCTACAAGTTCGTGGAGCACCTGCCCGACCGGCACATCCGGCTCGACCGGTTCGATGGCTACGCGGCCCGCACCGAGGAGCCGGACGGGGCGACCGGTCGCAAGCACGCCTACTTCGACTCGATCTACGTCATCCCCGTGCCCGACGCGGCGGTGCGGATCGCCGGCGTCAAGCGGGGGGAGTACCACTTCGCCGAGACGATCCCGCCCGACGAGTACGACCGGCTGCGCACCGATCCTGATCTCGTGCCCTTCATCACCGAGACGGCGAGCTGGCTCACCGCGGTCTTCAACAACAGGTCGCCGCTGATGGGGAACAAGAAGATCCGCCAGGCCTTCCAGGCCACGCTGGATCAGGAGTCCGTTATGCGCGCGGCCTACGGCAATCCCCGCTTCTGGCGGATAGACCCAGGGCTGATGCCTAAGGAACACTACCTGTGGACCGACGCCGGCAAGGAGTTCGTCAACCAGAAGAACACCGAGCGCGCCCGGCAGTTGCTCGCCGAGGCCGGGTACAAGGGCGAGCCCATACGCTGGGTCACGACGATGGAGTACGTCGCCTACGGAACCGCGGGACAGGTGGTCAAGCCGATGCTAGAGCGGGCGGGGTTCGTGGTGGACCTCCAGATTGTGGACTGGGCCACGCTGGTGGCGCGCCGCGCGCGGCCCGAGCTTTGGGACGTGTTCAGCACGGCGTTCAGCTTCGTCGCCGATCCGGTGCTGCTGCTGTCGCTGCAGCCCTCGTGGCCGGGCTGGTACGACAATCGCGACATGAACGCGATGATGACCTTGATGCGGCGACACTCCGACCCGAAGGTGCGCCACGACCTTTGGAAGCGGATGCAGAAGCTCTGGTACGAGGATGCGGGCACGATCAAGTTCGGCGACTACTTCGTGCTGCACCTCTACAGGAAGGAACTCAAGGGCTACGTCAACATCCCCACGCATGTGTGGTGGAACTCGTGGCTTGAGACACGGTAG
- a CDS encoding aspartate aminotransferase family protein, producing MSREVDERVRRVLQQYSDHLNPSWVQGYKFLGVETLEVEAQGAIIRDAYGREYLDFACGPAVFIVGHRHPKVVEAARRELDRMPLSVRIMANEPMGHLAALLAEITPGDLQYVFFCNSGAEANEGALKLTRAATGRPEIIATIGAFHGKTLGALSVSGREMYRKPFEPLIPGVVHVPFGDAEAVAAKVTPKTGAVIVEPIQGENGVVVPPDGYLRALREICDRSGALLILDEVQTGMGRTGKMWACEHDDVVPDILTSSKGLGGGIAPVGAFIARPHLWGAMTKHPYMHTTTFGNRLGWAASAATIRVIQEEGLLPRATEIGNRLMAGLRQAASTVPGMTTDVRGRGALVGAEFADPDVAFLVLAGMVQRQVLAFHGINRPEVIRFAPPLIATDAQVDHAVEVFGDALAEARALLSELDVAPGTQ from the coding sequence ATGAGTCGCGAGGTGGACGAGCGCGTGCGGCGCGTTTTGCAACAGTACTCCGACCATTTGAACCCCTCGTGGGTCCAGGGGTACAAGTTCCTCGGCGTAGAGACGCTGGAGGTCGAGGCCCAAGGGGCCATAATCCGAGACGCCTACGGCCGCGAGTATTTGGACTTCGCCTGCGGCCCCGCTGTTTTCATCGTGGGACACCGCCACCCGAAGGTGGTCGAAGCCGCACGGCGCGAGCTTGACCGGATGCCGCTTTCGGTGCGGATCATGGCCAACGAACCGATGGGTCATCTCGCTGCGCTCCTGGCAGAGATCACGCCGGGCGATCTCCAGTACGTGTTCTTCTGCAACAGCGGCGCGGAGGCGAACGAGGGAGCGCTCAAGTTGACGCGCGCCGCGACCGGGCGGCCCGAGATCATCGCCACGATCGGCGCGTTTCACGGCAAGACGCTGGGCGCCCTGTCGGTCTCTGGGCGGGAGATGTACCGCAAGCCGTTCGAGCCCCTGATACCCGGCGTCGTCCATGTGCCGTTTGGGGATGCCGAGGCGGTCGCCGCCAAGGTGACCCCCAAGACCGGCGCCGTGATCGTGGAGCCGATCCAGGGCGAGAACGGAGTGGTGGTGCCGCCGGACGGCTACCTGAGGGCGCTGCGCGAGATCTGTGACCGCTCAGGCGCCCTGCTCATCCTCGATGAGGTGCAGACCGGGATGGGTCGCACCGGCAAGATGTGGGCATGCGAGCACGATGATGTGGTCCCCGACATCCTCACTTCGTCCAAGGGGCTGGGGGGCGGCATAGCCCCGGTGGGGGCTTTCATCGCCCGCCCGCACCTGTGGGGGGCGATGACGAAGCATCCCTACATGCACACCACCACGTTCGGCAACCGTCTGGGATGGGCCGCGTCCGCCGCAACGATACGGGTCATCCAGGAGGAAGGGCTGCTGCCTCGCGCCACGGAGATAGGGAATCGCCTGATGGCCGGGCTGCGCCAGGCTGCCTCGACCGTTCCCGGGATGACCACCGATGTCCGGGGCCGCGGCGCTCTGGTGGGAGCGGAGTTCGCCGACCCCGACGTGGCCTTCCTGGTGCTGGCGGGAATGGTGCAGCGGCAGGTGCTGGCTTTTCATGGGATCAACCGGCCGGAGGTCATCAGGTTTGCTCCGCCGCTGATCGCGACCGATGCCCAGGTGGATCATGCGGTGGAGGTATTCGGGGACGCCCTGGCGGAAGCGCGGGCGCTGCTTTCCGAGTTGGACGTTGCTCCCGGCACGCAGTAG
- a CDS encoding NUDIX hydrolase, whose product MAAPSRRRKPIKRAQSAGGVVYDRAGDEVRILILQHEAGKWMLPKGTMEPGETSEAVALREVREEVGLSNVRVVSDLGRERYSFFWRTEDTFYDKTVHYFLLEFLGGEETRPQREEGFVAAEWVTFDEALARIKYKETREIVRRAQNALECLATAGEAEG is encoded by the coding sequence ATGGCGGCTCCATCGAGGCGGCGAAAACCGATCAAGCGTGCCCAGAGCGCCGGCGGCGTGGTGTACGATCGCGCCGGCGACGAGGTACGGATCCTGATCCTGCAGCATGAGGCCGGCAAGTGGATGCTGCCCAAGGGAACCATGGAGCCCGGGGAGACCTCCGAGGCCGTGGCGCTGCGCGAGGTGCGCGAAGAGGTAGGGCTCTCGAACGTGCGCGTGGTGAGCGACCTTGGGCGAGAGCGGTACTCGTTCTTCTGGCGTACCGAGGACACGTTCTATGACAAGACCGTCCACTACTTCCTCCTGGAGTTCCTCGGGGGGGAGGAAACCCGGCCCCAGCGTGAGGAAGGATTTGTGGCCGCGGAGTGGGTAACATTCGACGAGGCGCTGGCGCGGATCAAATACAAGGAGACGCGCGAGATTGTTCGCCGGGCGCAGAACGCGCTGGAATGCCTGGCGACGGCTGGGGAGGCAGAAGGATGA
- a CDS encoding GatB/YqeY domain-containing protein, which produces MTIEQRLGEDLKDAMRARDALRTSTIRLARAALQNAEIERRRPLTEPEVIEVMQREVRRRREAIEGFTRGGRDDLVAKEQLEMAILLGYLPAPLEDAELRRIVAEVVADTGATGGGEFGRVMGRVMRQVAGRAEGRAVERIVREALGC; this is translated from the coding sequence GTGACTATCGAGCAACGCCTCGGGGAGGACCTCAAGGATGCAATGCGCGCCAGAGACGCGCTGCGCACCTCGACGATCCGCTTGGCGCGGGCGGCGCTGCAGAACGCCGAGATCGAGCGCCGCCGGCCCCTGACCGAGCCCGAGGTAATCGAGGTCATGCAACGCGAAGTCCGCCGCCGCCGCGAGGCGATCGAGGGTTTCACGCGGGGTGGGCGGGACGATCTGGTGGCGAAGGAACAGTTGGAGATGGCCATCCTGCTGGGCTACCTTCCGGCGCCGCTGGAGGACGCCGAGCTCCGTCGGATTGTGGCGGAGGTCGTCGCCGATACAGGTGCAACCGGCGGCGGGGAGTTCGGCCGCGTGATGGGTCGGGTGATGCGTCAGGTGGCCGGACGAGCAGAGGGCCGGGCGGTTGAGCGCATCGTGCGCGAGGCATTGGGGTGCTAG